Proteins encoded by one window of Selenihalanaerobacter shriftii:
- a CDS encoding class I SAM-dependent DNA methyltransferase, translating into MGESQKEYKDLASIYDYLVATIDYDDWFKYIQKILNRINYTPNSVADLACGTGETTIPFAKQGISSYGIDISKKMLEVADIKAKNNDLDITYLEQDMKELDLPEVVDLIVSYHDGMNYILSISDLHQVFNRAYKNLVNDGYFIFDLNSVNRFQGVEDEEGITIIDEDKRFLAWQTDYDQLLDIWTIDLTGFIEVEEGLYRRFKESHREKYYSEGEVLSTLQKVGFKVEDYYEAFTWQKPGHNSSRIMYIAKKV; encoded by the coding sequence ATGGGAGAGAGTCAAAAAGAGTATAAAGATTTAGCTTCTATCTATGATTATTTAGTAGCTACAATAGATTATGATGACTGGTTTAAATATATTCAGAAAATTTTGAATAGAATAAATTATACTCCAAATTCAGTGGCTGATTTAGCTTGTGGCACTGGAGAAACTACGATTCCTTTTGCTAAACAGGGGATTAGTAGTTATGGGATTGATATTTCTAAAAAGATGTTAGAAGTAGCAGATATTAAAGCAAAGAATAATGATTTGGATATAACATATCTTGAACAAGACATGAAAGAATTAGATTTACCAGAAGTTGTTGATTTAATAGTCTCTTATCATGATGGGATGAATTATATTTTATCAATATCTGACTTACATCAGGTCTTCAATCGAGCATATAAGAATTTAGTTAATGATGGTTACTTTATTTTTGATCTTAATTCAGTTAATCGATTTCAAGGAGTGGAAGATGAAGAAGGAATAACTATTATTGATGAGGATAAAAGATTTTTAGCTTGGCAGACTGATTATGATCAATTACTTGATATTTGGACTATTGATTTAACAGGGTTTATTGAAGTTGAAGAGGGATTATATCGTCGCTTTAAGGAGAGTCATCGTGAAAAGTATTATTCTGAGGGAGAGGTACTCTCTACTTTACAAAAAGTAGGCTTTAAGGTAGAGGATTATTATGAAGCATTTACCTGGCAAAAACCAGGCCATAATTCATCAAGAATTATGTATATAGCAAAAAAAGTTTAA
- a CDS encoding multiheme c-type cytochrome — protein MNRKGQNVAVTLILLIIFLITLTQLSWAQSTDEQCLNCHEGQTPNIIDEWEKSKHYEGGVGCYTCHKAEESDKDAQKHYNDVYISPIVSPKDCSTCHQEYVEEFNESLHEKGAEFVIAFEEKNKDPNYLAYKVQGAASSHAGCEQCHGSRVKVLDNGKLDPMTWPNTGIGRINPDGSRGTCSACHTRHAFSIEESRRAEACYTCHVGPDHPQKGIYQESKHGAIYEAEGDTWNWTAPVGEWGVENYRAPTCATCHMAGLGDTEATHNISERLSWELETPLSSHTDNWKEERSKMKEVCRQCHSSSWVNGMYTQADAVVELYNEEYYKPVTKIYNDLKERGLLTKKKYDEAIDYKYFELWHHEGRRARMGAFMQGPDYVQWHGFYELAKHKAEFNDMVAEIKVAGGSEDKTSTESLPAIPYLGTGLAILALLAAMYAIFKD, from the coding sequence ATGAATAGAAAAGGTCAGAATGTTGCTGTAACATTAATTCTATTAATTATCTTTTTAATAACTTTAACACAATTATCATGGGCTCAAAGTACTGATGAACAGTGTTTAAATTGTCATGAAGGACAGACTCCAAATATTATTGATGAATGGGAGAAGAGTAAGCATTATGAAGGCGGTGTAGGGTGTTATACCTGTCATAAGGCAGAAGAGAGTGATAAAGATGCACAAAAACATTATAATGACGTTTATATTTCTCCTATAGTTTCACCAAAAGACTGTTCTACCTGTCATCAAGAATATGTAGAAGAATTTAATGAAAGTTTACATGAAAAAGGTGCAGAATTTGTAATAGCTTTTGAGGAGAAGAATAAAGACCCAAATTACTTAGCATATAAAGTGCAAGGAGCAGCATCAAGTCATGCCGGATGTGAACAGTGTCATGGTAGTCGGGTAAAAGTATTAGATAATGGGAAATTAGATCCGATGACCTGGCCTAATACTGGAATTGGAAGAATCAATCCTGATGGAAGTCGAGGTACTTGTTCGGCTTGTCATACTAGACATGCTTTTTCAATTGAGGAATCTAGAAGAGCTGAAGCCTGTTATACTTGTCATGTAGGTCCAGACCATCCACAAAAAGGAATCTATCAGGAGTCAAAACATGGTGCCATTTATGAAGCAGAAGGTGATACGTGGAATTGGACTGCTCCAGTAGGTGAATGGGGAGTAGAAAATTATAGAGCCCCAACCTGTGCTACTTGTCATATGGCTGGATTAGGAGATACTGAAGCTACACATAATATTAGTGAAAGGTTATCATGGGAATTAGAAACACCTTTATCTAGTCATACTGATAATTGGAAAGAAGAAAGAAGTAAGATGAAAGAGGTCTGTCGACAGTGTCATTCATCTTCTTGGGTAAACGGTATGTATACTCAAGCTGATGCTGTAGTAGAATTATATAACGAAGAATATTATAAGCCAGTTACTAAGATATATAATGATCTTAAAGAGCGGGGATTACTTACTAAAAAGAAATATGATGAAGCTATAGATTATAAGTATTTTGAGCTTTGGCATCATGAAGGTAGAAGAGCAAGAATGGGAGCTTTTATGCAAGGACCTGATTATGTGCAATGGCATGGTTTTTATGAATTAGCTAAACATAAAGCAGAATTCAATGATATGGTGGCAGAGATTAAAGTTGCTGGCGGTAGTGAAGATAAGACTTCTACTGAAAGCTTACCAGCTATCCCTTATTTAGGAACTGGATTAGCAATTCTAGCATTATTAGCTGCTATGTATGCTATCTTTAAAGATTAA
- a CDS encoding NAD(P)-dependent malic enzyme, producing the protein MIIKEDALMGYETPEEKEKKRLKKKKKKQKKQGDEELSYTKQSLEIIKDPKKVYEYTDKGKRVAVISDGSAVLNLGAVGPKAALPIVESKARLLQRYGKVEAIPLCLDTEGVDELVTIIKGIASTYGVIFLEDIAAPNCIELQQRLQAELDIPVYHDDQQGTAIVVLAALYNSLRITNKNLADLKVVINGAGTAGLAITKLLLAVDVGEIILCDKEGILTPGSKELNFAQKEMIRDDKINVKPGNLETALIDADVFIGVSTGDVLDKESINKMRRDPIIFALATPTSEIDPKLAKSAGAKVVATAYNRNSNQINNQLVFSGLIKGLLEAKADNLSLSLQVITAKAIAQLVDQVRQDNILPDPSDPEVISQITEKVIKAVNSEEPIIPQELEENLPLEVVEHLSD; encoded by the coding sequence ATGATTATTAAAGAGGATGCTTTAATGGGATATGAAACCCCAGAGGAGAAAGAGAAGAAGCGACTAAAGAAGAAAAAAAAGAAGCAGAAGAAGCAAGGTGACGAAGAATTAAGTTATACTAAACAGTCTTTAGAAATTATTAAAGACCCCAAAAAAGTATATGAGTATACTGATAAAGGCAAGAGAGTAGCTGTTATTTCTGATGGATCTGCTGTTTTAAACTTAGGAGCAGTAGGACCGAAAGCAGCTTTACCTATAGTTGAAAGTAAGGCAAGATTATTACAAAGATATGGAAAAGTAGAAGCTATTCCTCTCTGTTTGGATACAGAAGGAGTTGATGAATTAGTAACTATAATTAAAGGCATCGCTAGTACTTATGGAGTTATCTTTTTAGAAGATATTGCTGCACCAAATTGTATTGAATTACAACAACGATTACAAGCTGAACTTGATATTCCTGTTTATCATGATGATCAACAAGGAACAGCTATAGTGGTTTTAGCGGCTCTTTATAATTCTTTACGGATAACTAATAAAAATTTAGCTGATTTAAAAGTAGTTATTAATGGAGCTGGAACTGCTGGTTTAGCAATTACTAAATTATTATTGGCTGTAGATGTTGGAGAGATAATACTATGTGATAAAGAAGGAATACTAACTCCTGGCAGTAAAGAGTTAAATTTTGCTCAAAAAGAAATGATTAGAGATGATAAAATAAATGTTAAACCAGGTAATTTAGAGACAGCGTTAATAGATGCTGATGTATTTATAGGAGTATCAACAGGAGATGTCTTAGATAAAGAATCAATTAATAAGATGCGTCGGGATCCAATCATATTTGCTTTAGCTACACCGACATCAGAAATTGATCCTAAATTAGCAAAATCAGCTGGAGCTAAGGTAGTAGCAACGGCTTATAATCGAAATAGTAATCAGATTAATAATCAATTAGTTTTTTCTGGTTTAATTAAAGGGTTATTAGAAGCTAAAGCTGATAATTTATCATTAAGCCTTCAAGTAATTACAGCTAAAGCTATAGCTCAATTAGTAGATCAAGTTAGACAGGATAATATTTTACCGGATCCATCTGATCCTGAAGTAATATCTCAAATAACTGAAAAAGTAATTAAAGCGGTTAATAGTGAAGAGCCAATTATTCCTCAAGAATTAGAAGAAAACTTACCATTAGAAGTAGTTGAACATTTATCTGATTAA